In one window of Sciurus carolinensis chromosome X, mSciCar1.2, whole genome shotgun sequence DNA:
- the LOC124972074 gene encoding ferritin heavy chain-like, translated as MVPVVVASQVNHNYHPDCEVAVNRQIQVQLHASYVYLSLAFYCDGHSVALEHFSSFFLRRSHEWGDGAEKLMKMQNQRGGRIRLQDILKPDRDDWHSGFQAMERALHLEKRVNQSLLELHRLATEREDPHLCHFLRSHYLHQQVLIIRELGGYLTNLRRMEAPENPLAELLFDRLTLGRSDKDT; from the coding sequence ATGGTCCCCGTCGTGGTGGCCTCGCAGGTGAACCACAACTACCACCCCGACTGCGAGGTCGCCGTCAACCGCCAGATCCAGGTGCAACTGCACGCCTCCTACGTCTACCTGTCCTTGGCCTTCTACTGCGACGGCCACAGCGTGGCCCTGGAGCACTTCTCCAGCTTCTTCCTGCGCCGCTCCCACGAGTGGGGGGATGGCGCCGAGAAGCTGATGAAGATGCAGAACCAGCGCGGAGGCCGCATCCGCCTCCAGGACATCCTCAAGCCTGACCGCGATGACTGGCACAGCGGCTTCCAGGCCATGGAGCGCGCCCTGCACCTGGAGAAGAGGGTCAACCAGAGCCTCCTGGAGCTGCACCGCCTGGCCACCGAGAGGGAGGACCCCCACCTCTGCCACTTCCTGCGGAGCCACTATCTGCACCAGCAGGTCCTCATCATCCGGGAGCTGGGCGGCTACCTGACCAACCTGCGCAGGATGGAGGCCCCGGAAAACCCCCTGGCCGAGCTCCTCTTTGACAGGCTCACCCTGGGCCGCAGCGACAAGGACACCTGA